In one Lolium rigidum isolate FL_2022 chromosome 3, APGP_CSIRO_Lrig_0.1, whole genome shotgun sequence genomic region, the following are encoded:
- the LOC124702448 gene encoding beta-adaptin-like protein C, giving the protein MSGHDSKYFSTTKKGEIPELKEELNSQYKDKRKDAVKKVIAAMTVGKDVSSLFTDVVNCMQTENLELKKLVYLYLINYAKSQPDLAILAVNTFVKDSQDPNPLIRALAVRTMGCIRVDKITEYLCDPLQRCLKDDDPYVRKTAAICVAKLYDINAELVEDRGFLEALKDLISDNNPMVVANAVAALAEIQESSARPIFEITSHTLTKLLTALNECTEWGQVFILDSLSRYKATDARDAENIVERVTPRLQHANCAVVLSAVKIILLQMELITSTDVVRNLCKKMAPPLVTLLSAEPEIQYVALRNINLIVQKRPTILAHEIKVFFCKYNDPIYVKMEKLEIMIKLASDRNIDQVLLEFKEYATEVDVDFVRKAVRAIGRCAIKLDRAAERCISVLLELIKIKVNYVVQEAIIVIKDIFRRYPNTYESIIATLCESLDNLDEPEAKASMIWIIGEYAERIDNADELLESFLESFPEEPALVQLQLLTATVKLFLKKPTEGPQQMIQAVLNNATVETDNPDLRDRAYIYWRLLSTDPEAAKDVVLAEKPVISDDSNQLDSSLLDELLANISTLSSVYHKPPEAFISRVKAAPRADDEEFADAGEAGYSESPSQGVDGASPSSSTGTSSNVPVKQPAAPAPIPDLLGDLMGLDNALVPVDEPTALSGPPLPVVLPSTTGQGLQISAQLVRRDGQIFYDISFENGTQSVLDGFMIQFNKNTFGLAAGGPLQVTPLQPGASARTLLPMVFSQNVSPGAPNSLLQVAVKNNQQPVWYFSDKGSLHVFFGEDGKMERTSFLEAWKSLPDDNEFSKEYPNSVINSIDATIENLAASNVFFIAKRKNANMDVLYLSAKIPRGIPFLIELTAAVGVPGAKCAVKTPNKEFVPLFFEAMEPLIK; this is encoded by the exons ATGAGCGGGCACGACTCCAAGTACTTCTCcaccaccaaaaagggggagattcccGAGCTCAAGGAGGAGCTCAACTCCCAATACAAG GATAAGAGAAAAGATGCTGTCAAGAAAGTCATTGCGGCGATGACTGTTGGAAAAGATGTCTCATCATTGTTTACAGATGTTGTGAACTGCATGCAGACGGAGAACTTGGAGCTGAAGAAACTAGTATATTTATATCTCATCAACTATGCTAAAAGTCAACCGGACCTAGCCATACTTGCTGTGAACACATTTGTTAAG GATTCACAAGATCCAAATCCACTGATTCGTGCTTTAGCTGTGAGGACAATGGGTTGCATCAGGGTAGACAAAATCACAGAGTATCTGTGCGATCCTCTTCAAAGATGCCTCAAG GATGATGATCCATATGTGCGGAAGACAGCAgctatctgtgttgctaagctgtATGATATAAATGCTGAGCTAGTGGAGGACAGAGGCTTTCTAGAGGCCCTGAAGGACTTAATTTCTGACAATAATCCGATGGTAGTTGCAAATGCTGTTGCTGCGCTGGCAGAGATTCAAGAGAGCAGTGCTCGCCCAATCTTTGAGATCACCAGCCATACGTTGACGAAGCTTCTGACTGCTCTGAATGAATGCACAGA GTGGGGACAAGTTTTCATTCTTGATTCTCTGTCAAGGTACAAAGCAACTGATGCCAGGGATGCAGAAAATATAGTGGAACGAGTTACACCTCGTCTCCAACATGCGAATTGTGCAGTTGTCCTTTCTGCTGTCAAG ATAATCCTTCTACAAATGGAGCTCATTACTAGCACAGATGTTGTCCGGAATCTCTGCAAGAAAATGGCACCGCCTCTTGTTACACTCCTGTCGGCAGAGCCCGAGATTCAGTATGTAGCACTGAGGAACATCAATCTGATTGTTCAAAAAAGACCTACAATACTCGCACATGAAATTAAG GTCTTCTTTTGCAAGTACAATGACCCAATTTATGTCAAGATGGAAAAGTTGGAGATTATGATAAAGCTTGCCTCAGATCGGAATATTGATCAG GTACTATTGGAGTTTAAGGAGTATGCCACAGAGGTGGACGTTGATTTTGTCAGGAAAGCTGTCCGTGCTATTGGAAGATGTGCAATTAAATTGGACAGAGCTGCTGAAAGGTGCATCAGTGTTTTGCTAGAGCTGATTAAGATAAAGGTTAATTATGTTGTACAGGAAGCCATCATTGTTATCAAGGATATCTTTAGACGCTACCCTAACAC GTATGAGTCTATCATTGCAACACTTTGCGAAAGTTTGGACAATCTAGATGAACCAGAGGCTAAG GCATCAATGATTTGGATAATTGGAGAATATGCTGAAAGAATTGACAATGCTGACGAACTCCTTGAGAGCTTCTTGGAATCATTTCCAGAAGAACCAGCATTAGTGCAACTGCAGTTGCTAACAGCAACTGTCAAATTGTTTCTTAAGAAGCCAACCGAGGGGCCCCAGCAGATGATTCAG GCTGTTCTCAATAATGCAACAGTTGAAACAGACAATCCTGATTTGCGCGATCGAGCTTACATATACTGGCGCCTTCTTTCTACTGATCCAGAG GCAGCCAAAGATGTTGTTCTCGCAGAGAAGCCTGTGATCAGTGATGACTCTAACCAGCTTGACTCTTCACTTCTTGATGAGTTACTAGCAAACATTTCTACTCTATCCTCAGTTTATCACAAGCCTCCAGAAGCATTCATCAGCCGTGTTAAGGCAGCTCCTAGGGCAGATGATGAGGAGTTTGCTGATGCTGGAGAAGCAGGGTATTCAGAGTCGCCGTCTCAGGGAGTTGATGGGGCATCACCTTCCTCTAGTACTGGCACTTCATCGAATGTGCCGGTGAAGCAGCCAGCTGCTCCTGCTCCGATCCCAGATCTCCTAGGTGATTTAATGGGTTTGGATAATGCCCTGGTTCCTGTTGACGAGCCTACGGCGCTTTCAGG ACCTCCACTACCTGTTGTATTACCTTCTACCACTGGCCAAGGACTCCAGATTAGCGCACAACTAGTGCGGCGCGATGGCCAGATATTCTATGATATATCTTTTGAGAATGGCACCCAGAGTGTATTGGATGGATTTATGATCCAGTTTAACAAGAATACATTTGGTCTTGCAGCTGGTGGACCACTTCAG GTTACTCCATTGCAACCTGGGGCATCAGCCAGGACACTACTTCCTATGGTTTTTTCCCAGAATGTCTCTCCTGGGGCACCAAACTCGCTACTGCAGGTTGCGGTGAAAAATAATCAGCAACCAGTGTGGTATTTCAGTGACAAAGGCTCActgcatgtcttctttggtgaagATGGCAAAATGGAGAGAACAAGTTTTCTTGAA GCATGGAAATCTTTGCCTGATGACAACGAATTTTCAAAAGAATACCCCAACTCTGTCATCAACAGCATAGATGCTACCATCGAGAACCTTGCAGCATCAAATGTGTTCTTTATTGCCAAGCGGAAAAATGCAAACATGGATGTGCTGTATTTGTCCGCGAAGATTCCACGTGGAATTCCGTTCCTGATAGAGCTTACTGCTGCAGTTGGTGTTCCTGGCGCAAAGTGTGCAGTCAAAACTCCTAACAAGGAGTTTGTGCCCCTATTCTTTGAAGCTATGGAGCCTCTTATCAAGTGA